The sequence GACAGGGTGTCCCCGGGTGGGATAGGGTCCCTATTGAAGTCGATCAACCAGTCCTCTGCTTCCATTCCCTCAACCACAGGGTCACAGGCTCACACCACTGGTCAGAACCACCTTGGGGCACTGCATCGGGGGCGATGGCAAGTTCTGTTTCCTTTTCCTTGGGCTCTGGCTCGCTCGTCATGGGGGGCTCACGTGATCTCCGTGGTCGGATGGTTTGCTCTGGGTCTGGCTGCTCTCTGGATCGGGATGCGATGCTCTCCAAATGCCTAATGATGGTCTCCCTCCAGGATGATTGTAGTTGGCCCTGATCCAGAAAATAGGCTTCAGGGTCTCGTCATTGACAAAAGTTAACACAAAGGTAAAAACATTTGTGCTCTCTCGAGCCAGGACGACAAATTTTGCCTGGTCGTCCATTTTGGGTGGTCCGATTCTCTGTGAAACTTGTGTTCAGGCAGGTGTAATAGTTTCTGTAAATAGTTGTGGGATAAATCATTAAGTTATATTTATGGTTTTTTTGTGCCTTTATTTGGAGAGGACAGTAGAGGGCAGACAGTAAATATTGGGTAGAGAGAGGGGGGCAGGATCAGGAATTTACCTCAGGTCGCCGTGAACACATTTGGGCCACATGTCAGCGCACTAACCACTAGACTATCGGCACCGACAATCTTAGCATTTTTGATATGTTTATGAAGGAAGCTacaacagagagagaaaacaaaatTGCTCCACTGTACAACAGGTGGttaaagtggaaaaaaattcaatttttgtcAACTATGTCAGTTATTATGTCTGATGGTTGAGATGGTTGTGCTCTCAAAAAGTCTATATGATTTAATATGGCATATGGGGAATCAAGTATTACAGTAGTAATACTTTGATTAAGTATTAATCAAAGTATTACAGTAGCTGCAATTCAGCATACatgcagtgcttcccacacatagactttacctGGGCAGGACGCCCAAGTATGTTAAcagccgcccaagtatatttggtgacacatttttgcttttattgttCTTATccacttttacttttttatccACCCGAGATATAATGAAACCATCTGCATTCAATTTAGATACTGTTCACATGttgcgtctaaaaacgcgtggacAATGTCAGCCACGGTACTTTCTCCTCTTTTCAAAAGCGCTCGTCGCAAGCGATCATGAGCCGCGTTCTCCATGAAGACGAATACgtttcagcaaaggataaatgTATTTCCAGAccttgcattagctttactacTGGATTATACTACTACTTATggagatgagaaataaaaaaaacccaccCTGTACAGGTATGATCAGCTGTTAGTCCATCTTGGCAGAGTTTTCGATCTCTATTTGAGTGCATTCGTCCCGCATctacatataaaataatgaaattgaGCGCACAAAAGATGCGACGTGAACGGCCCCTAACTAGGTAGGCTATTGGAAAGTCGCCCCTCACTCTATGCGTTTTGTACCTGCTCGTTCAGTGTGCGCGAGAATGTTTACTCCCACTGACAATTCCACAAGTGCTGCAAAGACCTTCAGAGACGCGGTGGATGCGCACGCGTGATCATGTTCCTTCCACATTGCCACATCCAGAAAAATTAATGGATCTCTATGGGTCCTCTGCTGGATATATATGGTAATTACACTAAAAATGTATTTCCTACAGATTTGTCTAACCAGCAGATTACAGAATTCTGCCTCTAACACCTAGATCAATATCCAGAAACTCTTAATTAATTTGGatcatcattaaaaaaaaaaaaattctcataaaaatgtaatatttcataaGCATGCACATGGTGTAGTTGAGAAATTTTGCGGTAAATggataaaaaaatacttcaTATCCCCCAAAACACAGCATAATCTgtcaaaattaatttcaataaataaaaaatatttttaatatttcaaacctgtaggaagcacacacatacacagtggATCGACAcgattcattctgtttaaacagtttctttttttctgaaatcattAACGATCAGACTTTAGACAttgtaaaagaaaaaatcttTAATGACCCTTGAACACATCAGAGTGAGTTtaatcattttgattacatGCACAAGCATGTCACTAAAACGATAAAAGGATAATTACTAAAACGATAATTACAATCAGTTCAAAAATgatcaatacaaaacaaaaactgcTCTGAAATAACAAGTAAAAGATGCATACCTGACATtagaaaaatacattataaatatattagggctgtcaatagattaaaaaaattaatcagagcacaagcatttaaaggggatgcatgctgaattggtgcatatttaatgatgccccaaaataggcagttaaaaaatgaataaaaaaaatctatggggtattttaagctgaaacttcacagacacattcaggggacaccttacacttatgttacatcttgtgaaaaagggttctagggcacctttaaataaaattttcctgataatttactcacccccatgtcatccaagatgttcatgtctttctttcttcagtcaaaaagaaattaaggtttttgatgaaaacattccaggattattctccttatagagGACTTCAATAAACCTACAGATGGatgaaggtccaaatgacagtttcagtgcagcttcaaagggctttaaacgataccagacgaggaataagggtcttatctagcaaaacgatctgtcattttcaaaaatatacaactgtatttactttataaacacaaattatagCCTTGCACGGGCTTCTGCTTTCCGTagtcttcaaaaagcttatgccgTATGTCCTGACCTACACCTTCATTAAACTTCAGTGTGTTgtgttaattttgatttaaaaaatatgttgtagCTCGTATTAATTTACCAaaaatatcattgcgcctgctgcactcatggaacggcagcaaagttccttgattattacgccggaatgagagtatagtttctagccatatcggcctagaaaatcacaacttttcattttccgtctgtcttagtacacgatttaactacagaagagtcaagttttaaataggaaaaatactgaaactctttggtcatttttgagcgagatgctaacggtctaatcagattcaatgaactttgctaagctatgctaaaagtgacccagagattggctgaatggattcaaaaacggtaaaactcaactgtttaactctaggggagatggaaaatgagcctattttcaaaaaaagtggagtgttcctcaACATTCACTTACACACAGTTCAGTGAGCTTTTATAGAAATTCACAGAAGTTATTAAACTTCAGTGTGTTgtgttaattttgatttaaaaaatatgttgtagCTCGTATTAATTTACCAAAACCTGGTTTGttacacacagtattgagaaccaatagttcacatacttttgaatggggccattttactaaattcagcattttttttgtcttgtgaactaaatgcaaacatcttttatgtaaaatatctcactcaggacagtactaaataaattattatttatttacattttcacagatCCTGCAAGTGATTCACATACTTTCTCTTGCAACTGTATGTGTGCTGCTTCCTTTCTGTGTTCTGCCCGCTTTCCTCATTACGCTACACGTCAATATTGATTTGTGTTTTTACTAATGTCTATATctaccccaaccctaaacctacccttacaatAATGCAAATATAGTAATTAAATGACAGTATTGACGTGCGCAATAGCTGTAGCTAGCTCCACTAGTGGAGGTGACATATTTACGCCCTTGAGTGGAGCTCCACTCGCCCCTCAGGCTGCAGCCTATtgcaaagaaatgtaaaaacacataaaggtaaaaatgtagaaatgaataaatgtggaaattaacaataaagaaatgtataaataaataaaaaattaaaatgaataaaagaaaaaataaataaatgtggaaaaaaataaatatacataaataacgAAATAgatgtataaataattttttgttttgcttttctatgtatatatatatatatatatatatatatatatatatatatatatatatatatatatatatattatttatttatttttaatttcggCAGACTTGGCATTCTATACAAAGTGACTCAAAATGAGCAAGTTCATTATTATGAAATTCTTTCAATATTTCGACAGACATATTCAATGTTTCTTTTAACTCTTGCAGGGAGTTTAACATGTGGGTTCGGGGAAACCTCTCACTTGGTACATTACAATATTAAAGGTTTATTATGGATGATTGTTTCCCacagaataaaacatttaaaaagacaattgcGTATTTTTTCTGAGAAaacgtcagaattgcgagatataaacttttaatattttatatttagtttatatctcgcaattctgactttataactcacaactgcAACTTTAttacatgcaattctgagatttaaaaaaaaatctgaattgtgagattaaaaagtagtaattaacttttttattttttattatgtatcATTAGCATCAAGGAATGAGAGACACAGAAAGTGGGTTTGAGACAATGTTTATTCATTGgaacaaaataaagaaagacaTTGTTTGCTTCTGTGGACTCTGTACACATGAAATCTTGCTCACTCCTGTTATCAAAGACAAAGGCTTAAAGAAAAGCCGTAACAATTATTAATAGAGCTCAAACTATCAAATTGCTATTTATTgtcagatataataatcaacagaATTTTAATTGCATGATGTGCATGAGGTAAAATGATTAACATTTACAAAGTATTTGTAAAATGTTATCATATCTGATTATTTCTCTTGTTGCTTTTGTGATCTTTAAAAATCCTGATATTGAGAACGCAATTATTGTTTTACAaatttaatacaaaaaataaacagatgatttatttattgaatcaataaagaaataattctaatatctTCTTCTGATAGATGATTTGATATGTCTCATTGTAGGATGAAGAGCTGCTGGATTCAGTGCAGCAGGAAGTAGGAGAGCAGAGAACAGCAGAGGAACAGGAAGCTCTGGGAGACACTCTGAGAACCGTTACACAGGTTCCCACTACAACATGAGACGCTCACAACATTTCTAACCGCTGTTGTGGCATCACAAAAGGATTTAGAGATACAGCCTTTTACCATCGCTGTCAGGCTTCCAGAAGTATctgatgaaaagaaagaaaagaaaaaaaaggttgaTTAAGTCTATGAGCAACCATTTGTACTCGACCCACTCCTAGCAGGATTTGAACTGTGGTCTCCGGCGTGGGAGGCGGGCGTGCTAACGAGGAGGCTAAAGACTGTAGTCTGTAGCGACAGTCGCTAGAGTGCCTCTTGAGATCAGCGGGGTTTACACGCACTACATTTACTGGCCTACAACAGTTACATAAGCTCGGCATTGGTATATGATCTGTGTCATTTGTTTAAACCTAAGAGAGTTTAAAAGATCACGACTTTAATCTTCTTCCTTTTTCAGATTCTCACCTGTTGCTGTAACGCAGCGGTCTTCGTCTCCTGAACAGCTCAATATGGCTGAGCAGCTCTGACCATCACAAGTGTAGCATTTCTTTCCATTCGGGACATTAGAGGGTTCTACAGGAGGAAATCACGTATTCTTTTATATTCTCATATCTAATACAACACTCCTTGAGCAGAAACAACTTAGTTACTGCTCAATTCAATCAGTTCACGGCGAGTCACACCCTTTTATTTTCTGATTAAATGTCCTTTGAAGTAAGATGAGTGTTGACTTTACAGAATAGTTATTTGCACAGTCGTTGAAAGACAATACCTGGAGCATCTTGTCGGTTACACAGGTCTCTGTTACAGCAGGATGTAGCTGTCCTGACAAGGCCAAAGTTTATGGACCCATTTTGACAGACAGGAACACATCCTTTAGCCTGCACTTTAGAAGTAATGTCACCTAACATATGAATGAAACAGAAAACATCAATTAAAGTGGACAACTGATTTATAAATGTCAACATTtagcacttttttttatttgtttttaaatacaaatcatAACAATCTGAgggaaaacaaataaaaaaaatctatgtagAATATTTTGTGATTGAAATTGTAAATTCCAtcagaaaaatgaatattttgttCTGTTGCAGTTCGAGCGAATTATAGCAGCATCTCCATTAGTCAAATATAACAGT comes from Chanodichthys erythropterus isolate Z2021 chromosome 22, ASM2448905v1, whole genome shotgun sequence and encodes:
- the LOC137012683 gene encoding urokinase plasminogen activator surface receptor-like, whose product is MDLQISVFLLFVLFTAGHSLRCYECMSQTGSCAGQTERTCPSGSTHCESSTGITKVGDITSKVQAKGCVPVCQNGSINFGLVRTATSCCNRDLCNRQDAPEPSNVPNGKKCYTCDGQSCSAILSCSGDEDRCVTATDTSGSLTAMVKGCISKSFCDATTAVRNVVSVSCCSGNLCNGSQSVSQSFLFLCCSLLSYFLLH